One Podospora pseudopauciseta strain CBS 411.78 chromosome 4, whole genome shotgun sequence genomic window, TGCCCAATTCTACTCTTTTATGACTGGATAGGTACTAACTTTGCCAGCTCGTTTTCATGATCGTACTATGCTACCTTAAATCACGCCTTTGCCGAAGATTCGGCTGAGTTTATTGATCCCGGCGGCATATCGGAACCCCTCGACCTCGCCTCACCGCGTATTGGATAAATATAAACTTGGTTACGCCCTCAAGCCCAGTCACAGATCCCAGATCCTTGAACCTTTGCCTCTCTAGACTCATCGACTTCTTATGCATTTTATAAGACGGTGACACTTGCTGCGCGGCAACGAAGACCCCACACCCAAAAGGGTTACTAAGGGAACACTAGTAAGATCTTATACGGACCAATTATATCCCTACCATAGTTGAACACCTCAAAGAGCGCAGGACCTCGGTTTATCACTAACCCACTAGTTCCAAATCTCTGTGGTAAGCTAGCTGGAGCGCGTGATAATGCTACGCCTCCTTCGAACTACTGCTGGGCCCAATTCCTATTGCCATAAGCTTATTTTACATTATTAACTAACCTGTCGTTTTGGAAGAAGCTGCATACCATGATATTGCTACCTAAACGGGGAAATATATATTGTCTTGATATAGGATTGAAAATACAAGAATTATTGGGTCTATAAATATATTCCGTTCTCTACACCCCTTTAGTAGTaaataaaacaaaagaaatgtAGGAGAAACAAAATAAAGGTcgaaatattaaatatctcgagaaaataaaaatattataacACGTCCTAAATAACAGCTAAGAACCATTTTGCGTCCTTGTATAGCAAAAGCGCTTGCATGATATTCTGGTGGTAACCATAACACGTTCTGGTTATTACAAATAATCCAGCGGTAATCTTGTCCTAAACCATACGAATAACATACCGGACTACTAAGCTGATTTGGACTTTCCATAGTAGCCGTAGCTATTTGGATACGCCCGATATTCGTATTGATGTAAGCGTTAGTATGGTCGAACGATAGATAGGTAGCAGCTAAATCAACATTTATCGTCTGTGTGCAGGTTCCCGATgccgcatcccagatcttgataGTCTTGTCGTCCGAGCCCGATGCCACGCGCTGGCCGTCCGGCGAGAATGCGACCGACCGGACCCGGTCGCCATGGCCCTTTAACGTCTGTGTACAGGTCCCCGATGCCGTATCCCAGATCTTAATGGTGTTGTCGCTCGAGCCCGATGCCACTCGCTGGCCGTCCGGCGAGAACACGACCGACCGGACCCAGTGgccatggccctctaatGTCTGTGTACAGGTCCCCGATAccgcatcccagatcttgatgatCTTGTCGCTCGAGCCCGATGCCACGCGCTGGCCGTCCGGCGAGAACGCGACCGACTGGATACTGCCGTCATGGCCCTCTAACGTCTGTGTACAGGTCCCCGATAccgcatcccagatcttggtggtgttgtcgtccGAGCCCGATGCCACGCGCTGGCCGTCCGGCGAGAACGCGACCGACCGGACCCAGTGGCCATGGCCCTCTAACGTCTGTGTACAGGTCCCCGATAccgcatcccagatcttgatggtcgTGTCGTTCGAGCCCGATGCCACTCGCTGGCCATCCGGCGAGAACGCGACCGACTGGACCAAGTCGCCATGGCCCTTTAACGTCTGTGTACAGGTCCCCGATAccgcatcccagatcttgatggtgtggtcGCTCGAGCCCGATGCCACGCGCTGGTCATCCGGCGAGAACATGACCGAGTGGACCCAGTTGCCATGGCCCTCTAACGTCTGTGTGCAGGTCCCCGATgccgcatcccagatcttgatggtctTGTCGTCCGAGCCCGATGCCACGCGCTGGCCGTCCGGCGAGAACGCGACCGACTGGACCCAGTGGCCATGGCCCTCTAACGTCTGTGTGCAGGTCCCCGATgccgcatcccagatcttgatggtgtggtcGCTCGAGCCCGATGCCACGCGCTGGCCATCCGGCGAGAACATGACCGACTGGACCCagccgccatggccctcgaaCGTCTGTGTACAGGTCCCCGATAccgcatcccagatcttgatggtgttgtcgtccGAGCCCGATGCCACGCGCTGGCCGTCCGGCGAGAACGTAACCGAGAAGACCCAGCTACCATGGCCCTCTAACGTCTGTGTGCAGGCCCCCGATgccgcatcccagatcttgatggtgtggtcGCTCGAGCCCGATGCCACGCGCTGGCCGTCCGGCGAGAACACGACCGACTGGACCCAGTAGCCATGGCCCTCTAACGTCTGTGTACAGGTCCCCGATAccgcatcccagatcttgatggtgttgtcgtccGAGCCCGATGCCACGCGCTGGCCGTCCGGCGAGAACGCGACCGACCGGACCCAGTGGCCATGGCCCTCTAACGTCTGTGTACAGGTCCCCGATAccgcatcccagatcttgatggtgttgtcgcTCGAGCCCGATGCCACTCGCTGGCCGTCCGGCGAGAACACGACTGACCAGACCCggtcgccatggccctctaACGTCTGTGTACAGGCATTCCATTCCGCTTCTACAACTGATATTGTGCTAATCCAGCCAggctcttccttcttgaaGAATTTCTTTATGATACTGTTAGTCGGTGCGAATACAAGGGCTGATGTGTATGCTTGAAGAGGGGCTTTCTCAATTATCATCCTGTAGGACAGCGCAAACCGATATGCATCCCGGACGATAGCTATTAACCTCCCTCGAATGGTATGTCCCTATACTACTGTTAGACCAGCTTATAGCATTTAGTGGTCTCATACTTACCAATAAGCTCTCTAACTGTCGTATGGCATTGATGCCCTCTGGTAAAGCTCGGAGTAGACTAAGAGCTTCAAGCCAGTAAAGATACTTCGTTGTAAGGAATCTGTGGAtatccccatcatcttgtAGAAGATGGACCCATTTTGAGCTTGTGCTAGAGACCAAATCACGTAAATGGTCAATCCAGTAGATGCATGAATATCGTACCGTTGCTAGCGGGTCCGGGTCTGGCACTCGGACGTTGTCAATCAAGAATCCCGGTGCATTTAAGCAGTATATGTCTCGTCGCAGCTTCTGAGACATAACATTCAGTGACCTCCAGAAGATGATATAGCTCACATCCTCTATCCCAGTAGGGAAAACCAGCTTGAAAGCTTCTTGAGAAGCTTTGTTGGAGGCTTTGTCCGAAGCCGTGCCGAAGAGAAAGTCCTTGGCCGATTGGTGGACGAAATAGATCGTTCGTTCTCGGATGATCAAGAACGAGCCGCAAATCTTAACAATCTCTTCCAAGGACTCCGGATCATCGGAAACGTCATCCGGCATCTCAATAAGAGAGGCAAGTTCATCAAGGCGGATAGGTCGGCGAACGGCTGCGGCGACGGCAAGAATCTGCTTGCAAAGCTCTGCATCCTCGGAATGGCCAATCTGCTCTAGCATCCGCGCATATAAAGAGTCTAGTCCGCGCGGAAATGTCTGTAACTTTGCTAATATATGCCGCTTCTTAACCTTCGGATCCGCGAGCGCCTGGCAGACCAACGCCACCCACAGAAACGTGCCATTTGCGTTGGAGTGTAAGTAATCCTGAATCTTGCCTATCATGTTGGCATCGTGTTTCGTTTTCGGTGCCAGTTGATCTATCCTGTTTTGGATAAATGCGTTGACAGCAGTAGAGATACATTCGGCGTTGAGCTCGAGGCTTAGCCTCGCTTTCTGCGTAGCTGTTTCCAATTGCTCTTCGATATCTGGCCAATTGCGACTCGAGATGATCCACTtgattggggaggatgtgcATGAGGTCCGGGTGATCAGCTCGAGAAGCTGCGGCAAGTCTGTCACGCATTCATCAAGCGCGTCGATGATCAAATATGTCATTCTCAAGCCGGGATCTTCTAGAATGCTAGTAAAGATCTCACACAGGACAATCCATACGTTAGGATCCTCAAACATCTTTTTTCCTGCATGATCATAAGGTCGTCGTACGTGTGAGATGAGtgctggttgttggctgACAAGAAGGTAGATTAAACCGCGGAGGACGGCAGTGGCATTATTAATGCGCGAGTCGGTGGCTtggcaaaagaagaaggatagAAGGCCAGGTGGTGTAGACTTTTTTAATTCGTCGATGATGCCGCAGAGCAACATAGTCTTGCCTTTGCCGGGGTCGCCTTTGATCCAGAGCAGCCGTTGATCGTCACCGTCGTGCCATTGTTGGAATTGGACGTTGCTGAGAACCCAACAGTAGGAGTCTTTCAGGAGGCCGCCCTTGGCAGCTTCGATCCGCTTCTTATCGTGGCGAGGGTCGGTGACACGCAGGTCGGCCAGACAGCCGTCATCCTTCCCAATCTTCTCTCGCAACCGCTCAAGGGccttctcttttccttcACCGTAGATAAGAGGCAGATGGACGTCGAAGATACCGAAAAGCGAGTATGCCATGTCTTCTTCACGTGTTGTATTGCGTTGCTTCATCCATGCCATTCGGTCATGGACACTGAAATCAGACAAAGGACTACCTCGGAGGGCCTCGAGGGGAATTCCCGTTACGTTGTGGATCATTCCCTCTAGAGAGTTCCTGTCTCCGATACGCGCCTTCTCCCTTGAAAAGAACTCGACTGATGTCGGGGCAATAAGCTCTTGGAGGGTCCATCCTCGAGTAAACCAGTTGCATTTCTGAAAAGCCAATTTCCAACTAGGATCGCCGTCGGCGTGTCGCTCGTATGTTGAGACGTCTGTAAGATAGACATAGCACTTAGCCGCATCGCGATACCACCTGAACATAGAGTTGATCGCCTCCTGAAGCTCAGTGCTGTTGGACTTATCGATACAGCATGTGTCTACCCAGAAGAATTTCAGCCCGTCACGCCAAGCTTGATCTGCGCAAAACCGGATCTTGTTGTAGCCGAGTTTGCTTACGGCTCTGCCGTCCTTTAAATCTTTGTAGCtgacttcctcctcatcgggCCCCCATGTGTGTGAAAGAATCGCATATGGTGGAATCTTGTCGCTGGGCAGGTCCTTCGTCAGGCGGATCTCGCCGGCATCATCACGTTCCAGGAGACGCATGGTTCGGGACCGCCGAGGCTCGGCCGGAAAGGTGAAAGGGCAGAGCGGTAGGTGCGATAGATAGACGAGGATAATTGCGATCTGCGggaataaaataattagaAACTGAAGTAAATAGCGCGCCGCCATTGTCTGGTGTTGAATTTATCTTACTGGGTAGTTATAGTGTATGAGGAAGACCCTTTGTAATGTGTTTAAGAACTATCGCGGGCTTCGACTGATCGTGATGAGGGGCGCGCAAGGGTAGAGTAGGAGAACGCAAGCTGTTCAGAGATCCAGCTGCTGTTCGAGAGAGACACGGGACGGTTGACCATGGTATTGCGAGTCTCGGTGGGCTCGAAGCTTTGAAGTGATTGATGTTGCTATCGTAATCGGCGTTGGGCTTCTTCGACCCCTCATGTTGGGCGTTGATGGATTGGCAGCTAGGCAGCGCACGCAAAAACACGGGACGTTCCGAACCAATCAGAACTAATTATCTTGTGAAGGTAACTCGTTGAGACAGCACCTTGCCGTGCACTGGTTTGGCTACACCCTTTTACAACCCAGACTAACCTTTAGAGAATCACTCTTAGAGAGACTGGGCTCTGGAACCGCCACAATCTTGCAAGTACTACGAAGTACTAATACCCTTCAATttatttagctgcaccgaaccaattGTCAGAAGTAGCCTTCAACCgagtatccctttcagaggttctgtacaggggttcgtcacacgttACATACTCACTTCAACTCTGTcacggataagttaaaggcgcTAAGTTAACGCCATGGCCGGGAACGTCAATACTCAGGGGGGAACTTCgacccaacccaccatcgACCAGCTTCTCGCTCGTATCCTAGAGCTTGAGGATAAGTCACGCCTTTCCCACGATACCCTCACGCAGGAGAACGCTATGCTCCACCAGGAGATTGGTACTTTGCGCAAGGAAGGGGAGCGTGCTAAGCTCGAGGCACCCGACCGTTATGAAGGTGCAAAGGGAGAGCTGGGAGGATTTTTGATCCAACTCAAGGCATACTTTTGGTACTACCCTTCCCGCTTTCCAGACGAGGAATCCAAGGTTGTGTACGCTGCGTCCAGGCTCAAGGACAAAGCACTCACCTGGTTCGAGCCGATCTTGGGAGACTACTTCGACAATAAGCACGACGAGAAAAAGGATGTCACCAAAAAATGCTTCAAGTCATACAAAGGCTttgaggagaagatcaaggaggtGTTTGGAGAGTACGACGAGGGCAGGCGTGCCCAGGAGCGACTGGCCAAGTACCTCATTCAGTGAGCCGAAGAGGAGTGagccgaagaggaggaaaggatAAGGCCCGGAAGAGccgtgaggttggtgggtggATAGCATAAGGTTTAATTGATCGTAACACGAAACATCACACTGGCAGTGTCATCCTCGTTGTTGCTGTGACGACCCCGGGTGAGCACGCCTCGCTCCGCCGCCGAGCCCACTCCGCTACTCCGTGACCGTGTCTCCCTCTACGTACATCATTCCCGCGAGCCGTTTACTGAAGCCAGGGCCGGTTTTTCTTCCACTCCACCTCGCGGGCGTCACGCAACATTTGATATGCCGCGGTGACCTCTGGGAATCCCATCTCTCCAAGCCTCTGCTCAACCCGCACCCTGTACTCGTCGCTGTACTCGTCGTTGTACTCAAGTCGAGGGTGGGAAGACGGCTCCCTGCTTGCAGGACAACACCGGGGTCAAGCCCCTGGACCCCCGGCAGTGCCTGACAGCGACAGTGCTACAGAAGATTGCCGGAATGCCCACAGCTTTTAGAACCAACCAGATTACAGCCAAGACCAACCAGCTGGTGCCAGTGCCATATGCTGTCCTTTGCCGTTGAAGCCAGGCGTCTGAGACAGTGCCACTCTATCCCGCGAAGCCTCACGCACTCTCCCTTCCCAAACTCCTGTGAGCTTACCGTCATAGTGCGCCCACAACCtagggaggagatggacaTCTTGAACGCAGTAGAGCCGGATTTCCACATGGAGAGGCCGCTCATTGAAAACCTGGTAACTTCCCCCACGCTCGGGCGCAAAAAGCCTGGTGCCTCGCTCCTTGGTGGCCAGCCAGGGACTCTTCTCCGTTGCGCTCAGAGAGACATCGCGCTCGATGCACCGGGCCAGCCCGCAGACGAACCTCCGCGGGAACGTGCGCGTGGCGAGTTCCATCAGTTGCAGGTCTTGGACGCCGGCGAGACGGGTCTGGAAGTGGCTGAACAGCGCATCTGAGTCGTTTCGGACGTCGAAGAAGACCTTGGGGATGGTCTCTGACTCTAGGATGTCCTTGAAGGTACGACCTGTGGCCGAACTGGGGGCGCAGAACGCTTTTTCACcgaggatgtggatgtcGGCGAGGTATGCCTGGCGACGGGGCAGAACGCAGATCTGAAGAATGGATATAGTGCCGTGTCTAGAAAGGTTGACTCCCTCGAGGTCGATGTAGAGGGAGGGCGGCGTAGTAGGCTGGCCGTCAAAGATATCCACGAGAGCGGACATGGCCGTAGCGGTGTCGATGAGATTGCCGGAATCTAGGGTGTCGGTACTCATGTTTTCCGAGGGTATCAGCAGGTTTCGCTCGTTGTTCGGATTCTGAACAGAGGCAGAAGTCGACATGTTTCTTGGCTCTAAGAGATAAACGTTAGTGACAGGTTGCCACTCTGATGGGCAGGTACGGCTAACGTACGTGTGGGGAATGATCCCTAGGATTGTCGCTAAGTGTAGGCAAGTTTCTCAATAGAATGAAGCACGAAGACGGACGTGGTAGAGTTCTCTAGTTGGAGGGCATTGTAACAGTCAAGCTCGTTATTATAGAAGCCGGTTAGGACGCATCGACCGCATTCTCCTCGATTCGAGACATGGAGTCTTAATCTTCTGACCCATGGAATGTGTTTTGCAGTACCGGTGTGTCTTATCCGTTTGTTACTGCAGTATCCTGGCTATTCTTAACGCTAATAGGACAAGTCCAACGTTATCTTTCTGACCAAGCCGTCAGGTGAAGTCTGTCGGCCAGCGGCAGCACCATGACGTATCCGCACCCAACGATCCAGGCTGCCTTGCCAGCCTACTAGGCAGCAACTTGAGAAGTTTCTACACTTGCCTCTTCCTACACGGTTCCAAGTTGAGAAGTGTCTTATATATAGCGTCTAGAAGCACCAAAACACTTCCAGCGGGGACATTTGAGGATAAATCCCTAAAAACTCAATGTGGAAATAGCAAGTAAACAGGCTTAAAAGACAGTAGAGCACCCATGCCCGTTTGTTGACAAACGCTAGCCGAAAATTGGCCAGGGATGATGGCCTGACAATGTGCGTTCCTGCGTCGGTGGGAGGTGAAAATTTGCCTACGGCGGCCCCCAAGCCAGCTCATCTGTGGCCTCGGCGACTGGGTAGCATTCCCTCAACGACACCGAATCTCGCCGCCTCTAGGAGCCTTCGCGAGCCATCGGGATATTAACACGTAGCAGTGTTCAGCCAACGCCCTCCGTTTGctgctcttcctcggccatgATTGGCATGCAGGAACCTTGGACGAGCAGCACCCAGCCCGCCTTCCCCCACACTCGCATTGAGGTGTTGGTACCTCTGGGACTCCTTGTTTGAACAGGAAGTCTCGGAGCCCTATGGCTCCGGTTCGATTTTGGACCAGTAGCGAGCTTTTCGCTTTGCTGAGACCTTCATGCCTTTTCAGCGTTTTGTCTTTGAACAGCGTCTCctgttggtggttgaggtcGTCAGCCGGTCTCGTCGTTGCCCGGCCATTCCGCTCCTTtaaccacctctccctccaagcTTCCTCTACTATTCTGTCCGTGTCGATGATTCCTCCAGTCCAAACTGCGATTGTTCTGGCGGCTTCCTCTACCGCTGTAATGCTCATATTTAATCTCATAGACTTCTTTAAAATCTGCTGTTAATGTGCGTGACACTATGGACGTTGAAGACAACCGTACTAAAACAGACCTTGCTTCCTGTCTGTCTCTTTAGCGGCAATATCACCCCAGCGACCCCATATCGGAGGGAATATGCCGAGCAACGGAGGGAGTATTTGTGATGGGGTCTCGTTCGGTCGGCAGAGGCTGGCGCTGTTGTTGACTTCAGTTTGGTGAGAAAAATACGGAGCAGGCTGGGATTGCAACTTACGCGGATGAGGTCGGTTGGGCTGGGATCGCGACTGCCTTGTCTGGCTGAGCATTGATCTTTCCACGCAGCAACGCTCGAGAGTGGAGGCTGTAGTTTTGCCGAGGGCTGCCGTAGATGATGTCGCTCTTTGGAAAACGCGTtgcaagaggagggagacgtgAGGCTGCGTGTTTGGGTCTTGCCTTAAAACCTAGGAATATGTTTCCATCCGATATTCTGCTGCTCCCTGCCTGTCCCCTGCTGCCAGgtccttcaacccctcccttccccgtTCAGGCCCGGAGTTTGACGCCGTGGACACTCTCTACATGGTTCTTGAAATGGTTTAGGTGCTTGAACTccagcgcctcctccttACATTTCGGGTAGTTGCACAGCATCCGCTTCGCGCCGCCTAGCTCTCGCGCGTGCTTCTTGTCGAAATGGCCAAACATCACCGCCGGTCGGCAGTACTTGAACGTCCTCTCCTCCCGGGACAGCGTGTCATCACCGATGCAGCGTGGGCATTGCTTCCTGTCCATCAGGAGCGGGAAGGGGCCCAGTCCAGGAGACTCCTACTTCACTGTGACATCGGCCTGCACCTCCGCACGCGCCCTCCGTCGGATGCGGTCCGGCCTCGCCGGCTCCCTTTTGCCGCACAGAATTACCATCAGCTCGGCAGCCTGGATGCGGAGTTCGAGAAGCTCTGCGGAGCTCAAGTTGTCCGGCTGGTCGTAGAGGATCTCAGCGAGCTGAGCGCGCTCAGGGATCTGCAGGTCGACGGCCGGTTCGAcgtactcctcctcctcttccccgtcGGCCTCCATGTCCCAGGTCGGGCGGTTCTAAAAGTAATCCTTCCGGTAAACTCGCTGGACGGCCGTCTTCAGCTTCTGCTCCTTGGTCGCGATTAGCTTGGTTAGCTCTCGGATCCTGCCCTCGTGTTCCGAGCCCTTGATCCGGTACCGGCCGCCTTTGAGCCGTGCCCTCTCCATCCTTAGCGCTTCGATCACCGGATCGGGCGGCAGCAGCTCCCACACCTCGTCGGGAGCCATGTCTTTGCTCGCGCGGGGGTCGCGCATAAGGCCGATATGTGAAAGCATCGCGAGAAGGCTGTCCTCGGTCAGCTCGTCCAAGACTACATTCTGGAGATGGAACCCGACCTTCTCGTTGATGTATGCGCTGTTGAACGTAACCCACTTCGGGTCGTGGCGCATAATCTGATCGCGAACGGCATCCGAGGCCTTGCCTACACGCTGTTAGAACAAGGCTATcctggagatggagaggacgTACCGTCCGCTGCGTTGGCCGCTCCCCTACGCCAGGCCTTTGGTtcgatcttcttctcctctccgGCGTCGAGCGACTGCCACTCCATGTCATAGAGTAGCCTGTGGTACGGAAGAGGCCGATACTCTCGCTCGTCGGGTTCTCCCTCGTCGGATTCTCCCTCAACAATGGGCTCGTCATACTGGCGGAAAACGGGCCGCTTGAGCCATTCCTCTTTCCAGCGTAAGGCGGTACACTTGACCGGTCCCCGGTTCTTTGCCTGGAAGATCTCTCTCACGCTGGTAAACTTCGATACGGCAAATGCACGATCGCGTACTGCGAGGCtgacgatgatggtgatgaaacAAAAGATCAACCTCCTAGTAGGAGTAAAGTAGAAGATGGTCCTAGAGGAAACATAGTTAGATCTGAGATATCAAACAACAAGGCAGTCACTTATGGCCTTGGCTTGTTGTCCATCCCCTTATGGTGCGCAAGTTTGACGTACATGGCAAGGATGTCCTCGCCGGTTTCCGGATGGCACACGATCATCAGTAAAATGTCCTCGTAACAGAGCGCCTTTGGCCGGCCACGACCCTCCAACTCTTGCAAGATCATGCTTTCCAACAGCCTGGAATCCTTGTCGGGCGCCTCGTCTTCATCGCAAGGGATGCTCGTGGCGGCGATCTGGGACAAGATTTCCTTCGTGTACTCGTCTTTGCCGGTCTTCGTCTCCCCGTCCACAAACTCGGCCGGCCGTGCTCCTGTCAAGGCGAGGCCGAGGTAGCACCCTGGCAGTTGGATGCGATGCTCCTCTCAGGGCAAGATGCCAGTATCCGTACTGGATATTGAAGGTCAGTAAGACAAGCAAAGTGTCCACGTTCGCAACGTCTTTGCCGAGCATGTTTGGCGCTCGTAGTTTATACCTGGCAACCAGGATGGCGTCATGCCACTTGCGAGGCGCGTTAGCTATTACATTGGTGGGTGGAGGCTGGAGGACGTACCTTCTTGATTTCTTTGGTGTCGTTCGTGTCCATATAGCGGCCTGTGACGCTAGTGTATAGCTGCTTGTACTGGCGGAAATATTGCCGCGACGTCCCCCACGTCGCGATCCGGTATGTCTGACAAAGATATTCGAGGAAACTGACTGCTGTCGCTCGGGTTGCGACCTTGACGGCATCTCGCCAGTCTTGGAAGCGGTTGAAGGTACAGTAGCTGTATGTTCGTTAGCATGAATGCCGATAGAATACGATGCATGTAACCATTTACCTTTCCATTTTGGCAGGATGCCGACAATGTTTATCTTGGTCGTGTCGGCATAGGCAGGTGGAAGGAAGTGAACCATCTCGAGCTGCTTGCGGAAAGCGGCATGTTGGTCGGCCGTGAGGGCCTTTGCCTGTTTTGCAACCTGGTCGTCGTGGGCTGCTCGCTGTTTCGCGGTGAACCGCCGGACGGAATCGGCATTGCGGTCACGCGGCTGTGGCTGGCAACGTCCTGGCATGGCGATGGCGTTGAgtttttgggtttgggtgtCTGAGGTTGCGAGTGTCTGGTGTTGAGTGTCGAGGGCGACCGGCTCTGACGATGGTGCTCGACATGCCGGGAACGAAGGGAAGGGTGAGGGATGCCATTTTACGCCCTTTGCTGGGGAGCAGAAAATGGATGCCAGGTTGAAGAAAACAGATTCCTGGATTCCGGACTCAAATGCTTTCTCGAACCAAccgtgtgacgaacccctatccagaacctctgaaagggatactggttgaaggcacttctgaacaatcctggttcggtacagctaaacagtgtacaacaatggcttgtctcaatcacaatagtctagataccaacgattgtgacttatATTGCATACtacggaactgtctatctacaccagccagttcctccgtatatatagacctggGGAACGTGGACCGTTGACTTACagacggtcctcggtccacTTATaattggccgatactggaccgtggaccgtgagccccggcgcggtccccggtccccacCTTATTGGTCCGTTCCGTCCAactggaccgtgagccccgctcGATCGCTCGGTCCAGCCCTGATTGGCTCCCGTGGCCCCACCGTCTCCCAGAACTGTGGcagccttgcacgcgtgcaggcaattctggccctctgatcaggccaatccggtgcttattatgtggcctgcgagcccatagtaTCATTTCTTTATCCTATgtaaagtgcggcctgcgagtGAGCCACTATCACGcaggtatatttatttagggaCTTATTAAAGGCATATTTGTAGTGTTATAGTTATttctatatattttcttaccATTTTAAATGGAGGTCGTGCCCGGGTTAAGCAAAGCTTTGTATCTAAACTAAATTTGAAAGCCCTAGGTACTAAAAGAAATGCGAAGCTACGAATGATAATAAATCGGATGTCCTTGCGAGCACCTGGTTTCCATGTTTTCATCGACTTGAGGCAGTCATCATGTGCCGCTTGCTTTTCCTGTCGGCACTTCGCCTTTGACACCTCGAAATCATCACCGGGGTTTCTTGGGCGCTTGGAGACTCCTCGTGGCGATGTGATACTACTAGTTGGTGTCTTTGGACGAGTTGACGTTCGAACAGTTTGAGTCGATGTCATAGTTTTGGCCCAGTCCAGTAATTGAGAATGGCATTCAGTACCGCCGGGGTAAACGTTGGGGCGTCCGGACAGTGGGATGCGGCATAGAATATGCTCAATCAAGGCAATGCCATTGGCAAGATCTTGTTCCGTGATAGAGAGTTGGTCCTTGAGGAGGATCGTGCCACCTGGTGTGATGGCATACTGCGTACCAAGTTGAAGCCGCTTCGGCTTGTCAGCCTTTTGTTCCAAATGGGCCATGTGTATGGGTAAACTTACAAATCTAACCATGTCTTTAACCTGTTCTTCATCACCAGAGAAAAAAGTCTTGCGGAATTTGGTGAGCCTTGTAAATGGCCAGTCCAAGCTGTTCCAAGTTCTTATGCCTCGCTCCAAGTGTCATGTGGAACGTCAAGGCTGGTTTCTGCCAAAGTTTTTGCCTCTGGGTAATTGTGATTGCTTTCATGATCTTAGCTGCTCGTTCGTGCTGTGGAGGGgagtttggtttggtggtcTGAGTTTGATGATATGGACGGCTCTCCCCTGGAGGGAAGAGTGGCATCGAAACCTGCGAGCAGAGCTGCCTTGATATCGGCAAAGAGCTTTTCACGAGTCACGATGTGGATTATATGGCTCGTTCTCATGAGCAGCAATGACCATGTCTACCAAGCTGTGAGTGTCCTGCGCCACTACCCACGTCCCCGAACAATCAAGAGCTGCACAAAGAATTAACTACCAG contains:
- a CDS encoding hypothetical protein (COG:L; EggNog:ENOG503P2A7), whose amino-acid sequence is MSRIEENAPRNMSTSASVQNPNNERNLLIPSENMSTDTLDSGNLIDTATAMSALVDIFDGQPTTPPSLYIDLEGVNLSRHGTISILQICVLPRRQAYLADIHILGEKAFCAPSSATGRTFKDILESETIPKVFFDVRNDSDALFSHFQTRLAGVQDLQLMELATRTFPRRFVCGLARCIERDVSLSATEKSPWLATKERGTRLFAPERGGSYQVFNERPLHVEIRLYCVQDVHLLPRLWAHYDGKLTGVWEGRVREASRDRVALSQTPGFNGKGQHMALAPAGWSWL
- the HET-E gene encoding Heterokaryon incompatibility NOD-like receptor E (COG:D; EggNog:ENOG503PCTP), with the protein product MRLLERDDAGEIRLTKDLPSDKIPPYAILSHTWGPDEEEVSYKDLKDGRAVSKLGYNKIRFCADQAWRDGLKFFWVDTCCIDKSNSTELQEAINSMFRWYRDAAKCYVYLTDVSTYERHADGDPSWKLAFQKCNWFTRGWTLQELIAPTSVEFFSREKARIGDRNSLEGMIHNVTGIPLEALRGSPLSDFSVHDRMAWMKQRNTTREEDMAYSLFGIFDVHLPLIYGEGKEKALERLREKIGKDDGCLADLRVTDPRHDKKRIEAAKGGLLKDSYCWVLSNVQFQQWHDGDDQRLLWIKGDPGKGKTMLLCGIIDELKKSTPPGLLSFFFCQATDSRINNATAVLRGLIYLLVSQQPALISHVRRPYDHAGKKMFEDPNVWIVLCEIFTSILEDPGLRMTYLIIDALDECVTDLPQLLELITRTSCTSSPIKWIISSRNWPDIEEQLETATQKARLSLELNAECISTAVNAFIQNRIDQLAPKTKHDANMIGKIQDYLHSNANGTFLWVALVCQALADPKVKKRHILAKLQTFPRGLDSLYARMLEQIGHSEDAELCKQILAVAAAVRRPIRLDELASLIEMPDDVSDDPESLEEIVKICGSFLIIRERTIYFVHQSAKDFLFGTASDKASNKASQEAFKLVFPTGIEDVSYIIFWRSLNVMSQKLRRDIYCLNAPGFLIDNVRVPDPDPLATVRYSCIYWIDHLRDLVSSTSSKWVHLLQDDGDIHRFLTTKYLYWLEALSLLRALPEGINAIRQLESLLGHTIRGRLIAIVRDAYRFALSYRMIIEKAPLQAYTSALVFAPTNSIIKKFFKKEEPGWISTISVVEAEWNACTQTLEGHGDRVWSVVFSPDGQRVASGSSDNTIKIWDAVSGTCTQTLEGHGHWVRSVAFSPDGQRVASGSDDNTIKIWDAVSGTCTQTLEGHGYWVQSVVFSPDGQRVASGSSDHTIKIWDAASGACTQTLEGHGSWVFSVTFSPDGQRVASGSDDNTIKIWDAVSGTCTQTFEGHGGWVQSVMFSPDGQRVASGSSDHTIKIWDAASGTCTQTLEGHGHWVQSVAFSPDGQRVASGSDDKTIKIWDAASGTCTQTLEGHGNWVHSVMFSPDDQRVASGSSDHTIKIWDAVSGTCTQTLKGHGDLVQSVAFSPDGQRVASGSNDTTIKIWDAVSGTCTQTLEGHGHWVRSVAFSPDGQRVASGSDDNTTKIWDAVSGTCTQTLEGHDGSIQSVAFSPDGQRVASGSSDKIIKIWDAVSGTCTQTLEGHGHWVRSVVFSPDGQRVASGSSDNTIKIWDTASGTCTQTLKGHGDRVRSVAFSPDGQRVASGSDDKTIKIWDAASGTCTQTINVDLAATYLSFDHTNAYINTNIGRIQIATATMESPNQLSSPVCYSYGLGQDYRWIICNNQNVLWLPPEYHASAFAIQGRKMVLSCYLGRVIIFLFSRDI